In one window of Azospirillaceae bacterium DNA:
- a CDS encoding EAL domain-containing protein — MTHLTHLVVALVYAAVALAVATTLPYAAPEVTRGEALLWGGLVLVAAFSVHNAVARILRERDLARHIALDRAAMRHMEQQIVALGGRPQGEAGPDLTTVLAEMKLLKSLVGQLANGLTVQAPVSAAPEPEPMPSLRRTQAQRIAGDERAVLDVVREALQKDGVDIFLQPIVSLPQRKVRFYEVMSRVRAPDGSHLLPEQYMPIAAKAGLGAAIDDLLLFRSVRLVKETERRQHSIGFFVNVSSATLSDTRFMNEFADYLAENGSLGSKLTFEVAQRDAQSGLLETESARRLSRLGCRFSMNKVDSFNIDPAKLYRLDVRYLKLDSTVLMAIARRPNGRDNIIQLKKLVESQPIDIVVERIETEPQLIELLDLSIDYGQGPLFGEPRLSKAANPGNPVT, encoded by the coding sequence ATGACGCACCTCACACACCTCGTCGTCGCACTCGTCTATGCCGCCGTCGCCCTCGCCGTCGCGACGACGCTGCCCTATGCCGCGCCGGAGGTGACCCGCGGCGAGGCGCTGCTGTGGGGTGGGCTGGTCCTGGTCGCCGCATTCTCCGTGCACAATGCGGTTGCCCGCATTCTGCGCGAACGCGACCTGGCCCGGCACATTGCCCTTGATCGCGCGGCCATGCGCCATATGGAGCAGCAGATCGTGGCCCTGGGCGGCCGTCCGCAGGGCGAGGCCGGGCCCGACCTGACCACCGTGCTGGCCGAAATGAAGCTGCTGAAGTCCCTTGTCGGCCAGTTGGCCAACGGACTGACGGTGCAGGCCCCGGTGTCCGCTGCGCCGGAGCCCGAGCCGATGCCGTCGCTCCGCCGCACGCAGGCCCAGCGCATTGCAGGCGACGAGCGGGCGGTGCTCGATGTGGTCCGCGAGGCGCTGCAGAAGGACGGGGTGGACATCTTCCTCCAACCCATTGTCAGCCTGCCCCAGCGCAAGGTGCGGTTCTACGAGGTGATGAGCCGCGTCCGTGCACCGGACGGCAGCCATCTGCTGCCCGAACAATACATGCCCATCGCCGCCAAGGCCGGGTTGGGGGCCGCCATCGACGATCTGTTGCTGTTCCGCAGCGTCCGGCTGGTCAAGGAGACGGAAAGGCGCCAGCACTCCATCGGCTTCTTCGTGAACGTCTCGTCGGCGACCCTGTCCGATACCCGGTTCATGAACGAATTCGCCGACTATCTGGCGGAGAACGGCAGCCTGGGATCGAAGCTGACCTTCGAGGTCGCCCAGCGCGACGCGCAGTCCGGCCTTCTGGAGACCGAAAGCGCCCGGCGCCTGTCGCGTCTGGGCTGCCGCTTCTCGATGAACAAGGTGGACAGCTTCAACATCGATCCGGCCAAGCTGTACAGGCTGGACGTCCGCTACCTGAAGCTGGACAGCACCGTCCTGATGGCGATTGCCAGACGTCCGAACGGACGGGACAACATCATCCAGCTGAAGAAGCTGGTGGAAAGCCAGCCGATCGACATCGTGGTCGAGCGGATCGAGACCGAGCCCCAGTTGATCGAACTGCTGGACCTCTCGATCGACTACGGGCAGGGCCCCCTGTTCGGCGAACCGCGCCTGTCCAAGGCCGCCAACCCCGGCAACCCCGTCACCTGA
- a CDS encoding TIGR01459 family HAD-type hydrolase, protein MAETPPILTGLSGTADRYDGFILDLWGVLHDGVRAYPGAADALARLKAGAKRIVLLSNSPGRRRLVADKMAGMGIGPDLYDHLVTSGEVTFEALRDRDDPFHAALGRRCFLIGTRHDRHLLEGLDGVDPVDEPAGADFVLVTGAHRHDSRVEDYEDCLAACAARGLPMVCANPDLIVMVGSRDMAICAGALARRYEEMGGRVAYHGKPHPPVYRRCLDLMGNPDARRVLAVGDSLRTDVQGAARAGLDAAFTACGIHREELGTLGGGAPEPARVAALLADAPYRPTWILPDFRW, encoded by the coding sequence ATGGCAGAGACCCCGCCCATCCTGACCGGCTTGTCCGGGACCGCCGACCGCTACGACGGCTTCATCCTGGATCTTTGGGGCGTGCTGCACGACGGTGTGCGCGCCTATCCCGGCGCGGCCGATGCGTTGGCGCGGCTCAAGGCCGGTGCCAAGCGGATCGTCCTGCTGTCCAATTCCCCCGGGCGCCGCCGGTTGGTCGCGGACAAGATGGCGGGCATGGGCATCGGCCCGGACCTTTACGACCATCTGGTGACGTCGGGCGAGGTGACGTTCGAGGCGTTGCGCGATCGGGACGATCCGTTCCACGCCGCCCTCGGCCGGCGCTGCTTTCTGATCGGCACCCGGCATGACCGGCACCTGCTGGAGGGGCTCGACGGGGTGGACCCGGTGGACGAGCCCGCCGGGGCCGACTTCGTCCTGGTCACCGGTGCCCACCGCCACGACAGCCGGGTCGAGGATTACGAGGACTGCCTGGCCGCCTGCGCGGCCCGCGGGCTTCCGATGGTTTGCGCCAATCCCGACCTGATCGTCATGGTCGGCTCCCGCGACATGGCCATCTGCGCGGGCGCCCTGGCCCGCCGGTACGAGGAGATGGGGGGGCGGGTGGCCTATCACGGCAAGCCGCATCCGCCGGTCTACCGGCGCTGCCTGGATCTGATGGGCAACCCCGATGCAAGGCGTGTGCTGGCGGTTGGCGACAGCCTGCGGACGGATGTGCAGGGTGCCGCGCGCGCCGGGCTGGATGCCGCCTTCACCGCCTGCGGTATCCACCGCGAGGAGCTGGGCACATTGGGGGGCGGTGCGCCCGAACCCGCCAGGGTCGCGGCTTTGCTGGCCGATGCGCCGTACCGGCCCACGTGGATCCTGCCGGACTTCCGATGGTAG
- the lepB gene encoding signal peptidase I, with translation MRRQPWLAAALSFVSPGTGQLYNGDVTGAAGFFTANALLLAAGMALIHGTQPQLSWLLAFFALVLVQIGFQATAALFAHRTAQRVEILAFGLFQRPWIYGVAVAAAVGLQVLATDVDRWKGCGDDAGCTGLGFVMGSASMEPFLAKGEHVLAEPGAFRGHVPVPGDVVVYRRPMDGVPTDFVHRVVAVAGDRVQMRDGRLYLNGVIVAREPAGTIELEVAGARVAFQRHIEMLPNGRRYTILERSDRDAFDNTAAIVVPPGHVYVLGDNRDLSIDSRARQIGPVPLSGVGARPRMVYWGPTWSRIGTMLAPSP, from the coding sequence GTGCGTCGCCAGCCCTGGCTGGCGGCCGCCCTGTCCTTCGTCTCGCCGGGGACGGGGCAGCTCTACAACGGCGACGTCACCGGGGCGGCGGGCTTTTTCACGGCCAATGCGCTGCTCCTGGCCGCGGGCATGGCGCTCATCCATGGGACCCAGCCGCAACTGTCCTGGCTGCTGGCCTTCTTCGCCCTGGTCCTGGTTCAGATCGGGTTCCAGGCAACGGCGGCCCTGTTCGCCCACCGGACGGCGCAGCGCGTCGAAATCCTGGCGTTCGGGCTGTTCCAGCGGCCGTGGATCTACGGGGTGGCGGTCGCCGCCGCGGTGGGGTTGCAGGTGTTGGCGACGGACGTCGACCGCTGGAAAGGGTGCGGCGACGATGCCGGCTGCACCGGCCTCGGCTTTGTCATGGGGTCGGCCAGCATGGAGCCGTTCCTGGCCAAGGGCGAACATGTTCTGGCCGAGCCCGGTGCCTTCCGGGGGCATGTGCCGGTCCCGGGCGACGTGGTGGTCTACCGCCGGCCGATGGACGGTGTGCCGACGGATTTCGTGCACCGGGTCGTGGCCGTGGCCGGCGACCGCGTGCAGATGCGCGACGGACGGCTGTATCTGAACGGGGTCATTGTCGCACGCGAACCGGCGGGGACGATCGAGCTGGAGGTGGCAGGCGCACGCGTCGCCTTTCAGCGCCATATCGAGATGCTGCCCAATGGCCGGCGGTACACGATCCTGGAGCGGTCCGACCGCGACGCCTTCGACAACACGGCCGCCATCGTGGTGCCGCCGGGTCATGTGTACGTGCTGGGTGACAACCGCGACCTCTCCATCGACAGCCGGGCACGTCAGATCGGTCCGGTCCCGCTTTCCGGGGTCGGGGCCCGCCCGCGCATGGTGTACTGGGGTCCGACCTGGTCGCGGATCGGGACGATGCTCGCGCCGTCCCCCTGA
- a CDS encoding glucose 1-dehydrogenase translates to MRLNGKVAVITGAGSGFGEGIARTFAREGAAVVVNDVNDAAGTRVAEAILGAGGRAAYARADVTRDAEVKGLVDAAVATFGGLDIFVANAGWTHRNKPMQEVTEDEFDRIHAVNVKQLFFAARHAVPAIQARGGGSFIITASTAGLRPRPGLTWYNGSKGAAITIAKSMAVELAPLNIRVNALCPVLGQTGMTADFMGGDTPEKREAFLKTIPLGRMSTPDDIANAALFLASDEGAFITGTAFEIDGGRCV, encoded by the coding sequence ATGCGGCTGAACGGCAAGGTGGCGGTCATCACGGGTGCGGGCTCGGGGTTCGGCGAGGGGATTGCCCGGACCTTCGCCCGCGAAGGGGCGGCCGTGGTGGTCAACGACGTGAACGACGCGGCGGGCACACGCGTCGCCGAAGCCATCCTCGGCGCCGGCGGGCGGGCGGCCTATGCGCGTGCCGACGTGACTCGGGACGCCGAGGTCAAAGGGCTGGTGGACGCGGCAGTGGCGACGTTCGGCGGCCTGGACATCTTCGTGGCCAACGCCGGGTGGACCCACCGCAACAAGCCGATGCAGGAGGTCACCGAGGACGAGTTCGACCGCATCCACGCCGTCAACGTGAAGCAACTCTTCTTCGCGGCACGGCATGCGGTACCGGCCATCCAGGCGCGCGGCGGCGGGTCCTTCATCATCACGGCGAGCACCGCCGGCCTGCGGCCGCGGCCGGGGCTGACCTGGTACAACGGGTCCAAGGGGGCCGCCATCACCATCGCCAAGTCCATGGCGGTGGAACTGGCGCCGCTGAACATCCGGGTGAACGCGCTGTGTCCGGTGCTGGGCCAGACCGGCATGACGGCCGACTTCATGGGCGGCGACACCCCGGAAAAGCGCGAGGCGTTCCTGAAGACCATTCCGCTGGGCCGCATGAGCACGCCCGACGACATCGCCAACGCGGCCCTGTTCCTCGCCTCCGACGAAGGGGCGTTCATCACCGGCACCGCGTTCGAGATCGACGGCGGGCGGTGCGTGTAG
- a CDS encoding aldehyde dehydrogenase family protein produces MGIQAPNNGILVAGAWRPAAGGTIPVVNPSDGQAFTEIGRGLAEDVDRAVAAARAAMDGAWGRMSAVERGRLLMRLSRAVEDAHETLARFEAADTGKPMRQARADITALARYFEFYGGAADKHHGQTIPYLDGYTVLTVKEPHGVTGHIIPWNYPAQILGRSLGGALAAGNAAVVKPAEDACLTVLKVAEMALAAGFPPGAVNVVPGYGHEAGAALAGHPGIDHISFTGSPGTGAAVQAAAARNNRPVTMELGGKSPQVVFADADIDAALPFLVGAIIQNAGQTCSAGSRLLVQDTVYDEVVGRVADRFRALRCGSAEMDLDLGPIINARQQARVRGFLDRARTDGLPVLGEGRIAPNAPPGGFYVAPTLVGDVPPDHPLAQEEVFGPVLAALRFRDEDEAVALANGTEYGLVAGIWTRDGARQMRLARRIKAGQVFVNNYGAGGGVELPFGGYKRSGFGREKGFEALDGFTVTKTIAIRHG; encoded by the coding sequence ATGGGGATCCAGGCACCGAACAACGGAATCCTGGTGGCGGGCGCATGGCGACCGGCGGCCGGCGGAACGATCCCCGTCGTGAACCCGTCCGACGGGCAGGCCTTCACCGAGATCGGCCGCGGACTGGCCGAGGATGTGGACCGGGCGGTGGCGGCGGCGCGGGCGGCCATGGACGGCGCCTGGGGCCGGATGTCGGCGGTCGAGCGGGGACGGCTGCTGATGCGCCTGTCCCGTGCCGTCGAAGACGCCCACGAAACGCTGGCCCGGTTCGAGGCCGCCGATACCGGCAAGCCGATGCGGCAGGCGCGGGCCGACATCACCGCACTCGCCCGGTACTTCGAATTCTACGGGGGTGCCGCCGACAAGCACCACGGCCAGACCATCCCGTACCTGGACGGCTACACGGTCCTGACCGTCAAGGAACCGCACGGCGTCACGGGACACATCATCCCCTGGAACTATCCCGCGCAGATCCTCGGCCGGTCGCTGGGCGGGGCGCTGGCCGCCGGCAATGCGGCGGTGGTCAAACCGGCGGAGGATGCCTGCCTGACCGTGCTCAAGGTGGCGGAAATGGCCTTGGCCGCCGGCTTCCCGCCGGGTGCCGTCAACGTGGTCCCGGGCTACGGGCACGAGGCCGGGGCCGCACTGGCCGGCCATCCGGGCATCGACCACATCAGCTTCACCGGGTCCCCCGGCACGGGTGCCGCCGTGCAGGCCGCCGCGGCCCGCAACAACCGCCCGGTGACGATGGAACTGGGCGGCAAGTCCCCCCAGGTCGTCTTCGCCGACGCCGACATCGACGCGGCGCTGCCCTTCCTGGTCGGCGCCATCATCCAGAACGCCGGCCAGACCTGTTCGGCCGGCAGCCGCCTGCTGGTCCAGGACACCGTCTACGACGAGGTGGTGGGCCGTGTGGCGGACCGGTTCCGCGCCCTTCGCTGCGGCAGCGCCGAAATGGACCTCGACCTGGGGCCGATCATCAACGCCCGCCAGCAGGCCCGCGTCCGCGGGTTCCTGGACCGCGCCCGGACGGACGGGCTGCCGGTTCTGGGCGAAGGCCGGATCGCCCCCAATGCCCCACCGGGTGGTTTCTACGTTGCGCCGACGCTGGTCGGCGACGTGCCGCCGGACCATCCGCTGGCGCAGGAGGAGGTGTTCGGCCCGGTGCTCGCCGCGCTGCGCTTCCGCGACGAGGACGAGGCCGTCGCCCTCGCCAACGGCACCGAATACGGTCTGGTCGCCGGCATTTGGACGCGGGACGGCGCCCGTCAGATGCGACTGGCGCGCAGGATCAAGGCGGGCCAGGTGTTCGTGAACAACTACGGTGCCGGCGGCGGGGTGGAATTGCCCTTCGGCGGCTACAAGCGATCGGGCTTCGGCCGCGAAAAAGGCTTCGAAGCCCTGGACGGGTTCACGGTGACCAAAACCATCGCCATCCGGCATGGATAG
- a CDS encoding PhzF family phenazine biosynthesis protein, whose product MPIRLSYMTVDVFTDRPFGGNPLAVFTDPQGLDDTTMRRLANELNLSETVFLLPPETPEGTRKVRIFTPASELPFAGHPTVGAAVVLAQSGALPELNDHGLADIVFEEGVGPVRVRVERRDGGLTAATLTAARLPERVGTGVDHETLAALLGLPVDALETRVAAGGYSAGVPFLFIPVRDAQALGRIRFDAGVWRDTFAKLAAPHIYAVTMADWRNGRTIASRMFAPAMGIVEDPATGGAAAALAGFLSDHQTLADGTAAWTVHQGEHMGRPSTIELAVDIAAGRATAVRVGGTAVAMSEGTFVLHR is encoded by the coding sequence ATGCCCATCCGGCTTTCCTATATGACGGTCGATGTTTTCACCGACCGGCCGTTCGGCGGCAATCCGCTTGCCGTGTTCACCGATCCGCAGGGTCTGGACGACACCACGATGCGGCGGCTGGCGAACGAGCTGAACCTCAGCGAAACGGTGTTCCTGCTTCCGCCCGAGACCCCGGAGGGCACGCGCAAGGTCCGCATCTTCACGCCGGCGTCCGAATTACCGTTCGCCGGCCATCCGACCGTCGGCGCCGCCGTGGTGCTGGCACAGTCGGGTGCGCTGCCCGAACTCAACGACCATGGTCTTGCGGACATCGTCTTCGAAGAAGGGGTCGGACCGGTTCGCGTCCGCGTCGAGCGCCGGGACGGCGGGTTGACCGCCGCCACCCTGACGGCGGCCCGTCTTCCCGAGCGGGTTGGAACCGGTGTCGATCACGAAACGCTGGCGGCCCTGCTCGGTCTGCCGGTCGACGCGCTGGAAACCCGCGTCGCGGCCGGCGGCTACAGCGCCGGTGTCCCGTTCCTCTTCATTCCGGTCCGGGATGCGCAAGCCCTCGGCCGCATCCGGTTCGATGCCGGTGTGTGGCGGGACACCTTCGCCAAACTCGCGGCACCGCACATCTATGCCGTGACCATGGCCGATTGGCGGAACGGGCGCACCATCGCGTCGCGGATGTTCGCGCCGGCGATGGGGATCGTGGAGGATCCCGCCACCGGCGGTGCGGCGGCGGCCTTGGCCGGCTTCCTGAGCGACCACCAGACGCTGGCGGATGGCACCGCCGCATGGACCGTGCACCAAGGCGAACACATGGGCCGGCCGAGCACCATCGAACTCGCGGTGGACATCGCCGCCGGCCGTGCCACGGCCGTTCGGGTCGGCGGCACCGCCGTGGCAATGAGCGAGGGCACCTTTGTGCTGCACCGCTGA
- a CDS encoding Fur family transcriptional regulator yields the protein MSSRLEQLCVAKGLKMTEQRRIISRVLSEATDHPDVEQVYHRAQRIDPKISIATVYRTMKLFEEANVIERLDFGDGRARYEENREEHHHHLIDLHTGEVIEFQNAELEELKERIAAELGYDLVGHRLELYGVRRRKDGPGAG from the coding sequence ATGTCATCGCGTCTCGAACAGCTCTGCGTCGCGAAGGGTCTGAAAATGACCGAGCAGCGACGCATCATCAGCCGCGTCCTGTCGGAGGCCACCGACCACCCCGATGTGGAGCAGGTCTACCATCGCGCCCAGCGGATCGACCCGAAGATCTCGATCGCCACCGTCTACCGGACGATGAAGCTGTTCGAGGAAGCCAACGTCATCGAACGGCTGGACTTCGGCGATGGCCGCGCCCGGTACGAGGAAAACCGCGAGGAACACCACCACCACCTGATCGACCTCCACACCGGCGAGGTGATCGAGTTCCAGAATGCCGAGCTTGAGGAGCTGAAGGAACGGATCGCGGCCGAGCTGGGCTACGATCTGGTCGGGCACCGGCTGGAACTCTACGGGGTCCGCCGCCGCAAGGACGGGCCCGGGGCCGGCTGA
- a CDS encoding DUF2141 domain-containing protein, translated as MTKLLSTLALVPALLAGPGWAADLTVRIEGVRSATGNVVVCLWDAPATFPDCGRSQPVQVRSLPAAEGTVAVRFPGLPPGTYAVSVLHDENGNNRMDTNFLGIPREGFGASNLDRLPRAAAPTFDDARFELRGDGTVTAWMLYP; from the coding sequence ATGACCAAACTGCTGTCGACCCTGGCCCTTGTGCCCGCCCTTCTCGCCGGGCCGGGATGGGCGGCCGACCTGACCGTCCGGATCGAAGGCGTGCGGTCGGCGACCGGCAATGTGGTGGTCTGCCTGTGGGACGCGCCGGCCACCTTCCCCGACTGCGGGCGCAGCCAACCGGTCCAGGTGCGGAGCCTGCCCGCCGCCGAAGGGACGGTCGCCGTGCGCTTCCCCGGCCTTCCACCCGGCACCTATGCGGTTTCCGTCCTTCATGACGAGAACGGCAACAACCGCATGGACACCAATTTCCTGGGCATCCCGCGCGAGGGGTTCGGGGCGTCCAACCTGGACCGCCTGCCCAGGGCCGCGGCGCCGACCTTCGACGACGCTCGGTTCGAGTTGCGCGGCGACGGCACGGTGACCGCGTGGATGCTCTATCCCTGA
- a CDS encoding aldehyde dehydrogenase family protein, translated as MTARPRQDLDPAKEALDALRAAEARDGRLDVTARKDLLRRLEHALIRRQDAMVRAVDADFGGREPMETLAAEVLVVVNAIRHARRHVARWARPRRVSAGLPFWPSAVRIVPQPLGVVGILSPWNYPAQLALSPVVSALAAGNRVAVKPSEATPRTAEILSGLLDAALGPSVARTVLGGPDVAAAFSRQPFDHLLFTGSAATGRSVMRAAAENLTPVTLELGGKCPAIVMPDADPAAAAREIVLGKGFNAGQTCVAPDTVLVVGRDAQAFCDAARAAHARHYPDGLGTAIASDRHAARLDGLVEGARVAPFGTGAGTGTGRRRPLALAPDPPPGAALLHEEVFGPVLPVVAVPDLDAAIAWVRARAAPLAIYLFSDDRAAEARLLDGTVSGALVVNGTIAHAAMDGLPFGGVGGSGFGRYHGEAGFLTFSNMRGHVRQARWSLSRLAAPPYGPGTERLIRMLIGRPGRGKDVQG; from the coding sequence ATGACCGCCCGGCCCCGGCAGGACCTGGATCCCGCCAAGGAGGCGCTGGATGCCCTGCGCGCGGCGGAGGCGCGCGACGGCCGGTTGGACGTGACCGCCCGCAAGGATCTGCTGCGCCGGCTGGAGCACGCCCTGATCCGGCGCCAGGACGCGATGGTGCGCGCGGTGGACGCCGACTTCGGTGGACGCGAGCCGATGGAGACGTTGGCCGCGGAGGTGCTGGTGGTGGTCAACGCCATCCGCCACGCCCGCCGCCATGTGGCCCGCTGGGCGCGACCGCGCCGGGTGTCGGCCGGCCTGCCGTTCTGGCCCAGCGCCGTGCGCATCGTGCCGCAGCCGCTGGGGGTCGTCGGCATCCTGTCGCCCTGGAACTATCCGGCGCAGTTGGCGCTGTCGCCCGTCGTCTCGGCCCTGGCGGCCGGGAACCGCGTGGCCGTCAAGCCGTCGGAAGCGACGCCGCGCACCGCCGAAATCCTGTCCGGGCTTCTGGATGCCGCCCTCGGCCCCTCGGTGGCGCGGACCGTCCTGGGCGGGCCGGATGTGGCCGCCGCCTTTTCGCGCCAGCCCTTCGACCATCTCCTGTTCACCGGGTCCGCGGCCACCGGACGTTCGGTGATGCGCGCGGCGGCGGAAAACCTGACGCCCGTGACGCTGGAGCTCGGCGGCAAGTGCCCCGCCATCGTCATGCCCGATGCCGATCCGGCCGCCGCCGCGCGTGAAATCGTACTGGGCAAGGGGTTCAACGCGGGCCAGACCTGCGTCGCACCGGACACGGTGCTGGTGGTGGGGCGCGATGCGCAGGCGTTTTGCGATGCCGCGCGGGCGGCCCATGCCCGGCACTACCCGGACGGCCTGGGGACGGCCATCGCCTCGGACCGGCATGCCGCCCGCCTGGACGGTCTCGTCGAGGGCGCGCGGGTGGCCCCCTTCGGCACCGGGGCGGGCACCGGGACAGGCCGGCGGCGCCCACTGGCCCTGGCCCCCGACCCGCCGCCCGGCGCCGCGCTGCTGCACGAAGAGGTGTTCGGGCCGGTCCTGCCCGTGGTCGCGGTCCCCGACCTGGACGCGGCGATCGCCTGGGTCCGCGCACGCGCCGCGCCGCTGGCGATCTACCTGTTCTCGGACGACCGCGCGGCCGAGGCCCGGCTTCTGGACGGCACCGTGTCGGGCGCCCTGGTGGTGAACGGCACCATCGCCCACGCCGCCATGGACGGCCTGCCGTTCGGAGGTGTCGGCGGATCGGGGTTCGGCCGGTACCACGGCGAGGCCGGGTTCCTGACCTTTTCCAACATGCGGGGCCATGTCCGCCAGGCGCGGTGGAGCCTGTCGCGCCTCGCCGCCCCGCCCTACGGACCTGGAACGGAGCGCCTGATCCGCATGCTGATCGGGCGGCCCGGGCGGGGGAAGGACGTTCAGGGATAG
- the ispH gene encoding 4-hydroxy-3-methylbut-2-enyl diphosphate reductase encodes MTTPTSGQPSAAHPPAEGPLLVLLANPRGFCAGVERAIAAVEGAVDSSRRPVYVRHEIVHNRRVVDGLTAKGARTVQELDQVPDGAVVVFSAHGVPRSVETTAAARNLRTVDATCPLVRRVHVEGARHVRAGRELIVIGHRGHPEVEGTLGQVAPDGGGTVHVVGDVEEVADLNVHDPGRLAYVVQTTLSVDDTRVIIAALKTRFPAIVGPDTRTICYATQNRQAAVRMLAERADRIVVCGARNSSNSNRLREVAEACNRPALLVEEPSDLPRAFVEGIGILGVTAGASAPESLVRDTIGRIAAWRPVRVEETGAPETHARFAPVDLTALGDPRGQDGR; translated from the coding sequence ATGACCACACCGACGTCCGGCCAGCCATCCGCCGCACACCCGCCGGCCGAAGGGCCGCTTCTCGTCCTGCTGGCGAACCCGCGCGGCTTCTGCGCCGGGGTCGAGCGCGCCATCGCGGCGGTCGAAGGGGCCGTCGACAGCAGCCGTCGCCCGGTCTACGTCCGGCACGAGATCGTGCACAACCGGCGCGTTGTCGACGGCTTGACCGCCAAAGGCGCACGCACGGTCCAGGAGTTGGACCAAGTGCCGGACGGGGCCGTCGTCGTCTTCAGCGCGCATGGCGTGCCCCGCTCGGTCGAGACCACGGCCGCGGCGCGAAATCTGCGAACGGTGGACGCGACCTGCCCCCTGGTCCGACGGGTGCACGTGGAAGGCGCACGGCATGTGCGCGCCGGGCGCGAGCTGATCGTGATCGGCCACAGGGGCCACCCCGAGGTCGAGGGGACCCTGGGCCAGGTGGCCCCGGACGGAGGCGGCACGGTGCATGTGGTCGGAGACGTCGAGGAGGTCGCGGACCTGAACGTGCACGACCCCGGACGCCTGGCCTATGTGGTGCAGACCACCTTGTCGGTGGACGACACGCGCGTGATCATCGCCGCGTTGAAGACGCGCTTCCCCGCCATTGTCGGTCCGGACACCCGGACCATCTGCTACGCCACCCAGAACCGCCAGGCCGCCGTCCGGATGCTGGCCGAACGGGCCGACCGCATTGTGGTCTGCGGCGCGCGCAACAGTTCCAACAGCAACCGCCTGCGCGAGGTCGCGGAAGCCTGCAACCGCCCTGCCCTGCTGGTCGAGGAGCCGTCCGACCTGCCCCGCGCGTTCGTGGAAGGCATCGGCATCCTGGGCGTCACGGCGGGGGCATCCGCGCCCGAAAGCCTGGTCCGGGACACGATCGGCCGCATCGCCGCGTGGCGCCCGGTCCGGGTCGAGGAGACCGGGGCCCCCGAAACCCACGCGCGGTTCGCGCCCGTGGACCTGACGGCACTGGGCGATCCCCGGGGGCAGGACGGCCGATGA